In a single window of the Papaver somniferum cultivar HN1 chromosome 8, ASM357369v1, whole genome shotgun sequence genome:
- the LOC113301454 gene encoding 60S ribosomal protein L9-like — protein MKTILSSETMDIPDGVKIKVKAKMIEVEGPRGKLIRNFKHLNLDFQLIKNAETGKKQLKVDAWFGSRKTSASIRTALSHVNNLITGVTKGYKYKMRFVYAHFPINASITNGNKGIEIRNFLGEKKVRKVDMLDGVSIVRSEKVKDELVLDGNDVELVSRSCALINQKCHVKNKDIRKFLDGIYVSQKGTVEVEE, from the exons ATGAAGACAATCTTGTCTAGCGAAACCATGGATATTCCAGATGGAgtgaaaatcaaagtaaaagcaaagatgattgaagttgaaggacCAAGAGGAAAGTTGATTAGAAACTTTAAGCATCTTAACTTAGATTTTCAACTTATTAAGAacgctgaaactgggaaaaaacAACTTAAAGTTGATGCTTGGTTTGGATCTAGAAAAACTTCTGCTTCAATTAGAACCGCACTTTCTCATGTTAATAATCTTATTACTGGTGTTACTAAGGGGTATAAGTACAAGATGAGATTTGTCTATGCTCATTTTCCCATCAACGCTTCAATTACCAATGGAAATAAGGGTATCGAGATCCGTAACTTTCTCGGGGAGAAGAAG GTGAGAAAGGTCGATATGCTTGATGGAGTCAGTATTGTCAGGTCTGAGAAGGTCAAGGATGAGCTTGTGTTGGATGGGAATGATGTTGAGCTTGTCTCTAGATCTTGTGCCTTGATTAACCAG AAATGCCATGTGAAAAACAAAGATATCAGGAAGTTTTTGGATGGTATTTATGTGAGCCAGAAAGGAACTGTTGAGGTCGAAGAATAA